In Accipiter gentilis chromosome 22, bAccGen1.1, whole genome shotgun sequence, the following are encoded in one genomic region:
- the CHST1 gene encoding carbohydrate sulfotransferase 1: MQCSWKAVLLLALASIAIQYTAIRTFTAKSFHSCPIPNPVNCSLSQDADAADRLCDESPTFSYNLSRKTHVLILATTRSGSSFVGQLFNQHFDVFYLFEPLYHVQYTLIPKLTQSKSTTDRRVMLGASRDLLRSLYDCDLYFLENYIKPQPVNHTTDRLFRRGASKALCSPPVCESLGAVDLHLEEGDCVKKCGTLNLTLATESCREHGHVAIKTVRVPEVSDLRALVEDPRLNLKVIQLVRDPRGILASRSETFRDTYRLWRIWDGTGRKPYNLDVTQLTTVCEDFWNSVSTGLNRPPWLKGKYMLVRYEDLARNPMKKTEEIYDFLGIPMDSNVERWIQNNTRGDRSSSKHKYGTVRNSAATAEKWRFRLSYEIVAFTQHACQQVLAQLGYKTAGSEEELKNLSISLVEERDFLPFS, encoded by the coding sequence ATGCAATGTTCCTGGAAGGCTGTCCTCCTACTAGCCTTGGCATCCATTGCGATCCAGTACACAGCGATCCGGACCTTCACCGCCAAGTCCTTCCACAGCTGCCCCATCCCCAACCCCGTGAACTGCAGCCTGAGCCAGGACGCCGATGCGGCCGACAGGCTGTGCGACGAGAGCCCCACGTTCTCGTATAACCTCTCCAGGAAGACGCACGTCCTCATCCTCGCTACCACCCGCAGTGGCTCCTCGTTTGTTGGGCAGCTGTTTAACCAGCACTTCGATGTCTTCTATTTATTTGAGCCCCTCTACCACGTCCAGTACACCCTGATCCCAAAGCTGACCCAGAGCAAGAGTACGACGGACAGGCGGGTCATGCTGGGGGCCAGCCGAGACCTGCTGAGGAGCCTGTATGACTGCGACCTCTACTTCTTGGAGAACTACATCAAACCGCAGCCCGTCAACCACACCACCGACCGCCTCTTCCGCAGGGGAGCCAGCAAGGCCCTGTGCTCGCCGCCCGTCTGCGAGTCCCTGGGAGCCGTCGACCTCCACCTGGAGGAGGGAGACTGCGTGAAGAAGTGCGGTACCTTGAACCTGACGCTGGCCACCGAGTCCTGCAGAGAGCACGGGCACGTGGCCATCAAAACCGTGCGGGTGCCCGAGGTCAGCGACCTCCGGGCCCTGGTGGAGGACCCGCGGCTGAACTTGAAGGTCATCCAGCTGGTGAGGGACCCCCGGGGGATCCTGGCGTCCCGGAGCGAGACCTTCCGGGACACCTACAGGCTGTGGAGGATCTGGGACGGCACCGGCAGGAAGCCGTACAACCTGGACGTGACCCAGCTCACCACGGTGTGCGAGGACTTCTGGAACTCCGTGTCCACCGGCCTCAACCGGCCGCCGTGGCTCAAGGGCAAGTACATGCTGGTGCGGTACGAAGACCTGGCCAGGAACCCCATGAAAAAGACCGAGGAGATCTACGATTTCCTGGGCATCCCCATGGACAGCAACGTCGAGCGCTGGATACAGAACAACACCCGAGGAGACAGGTCCTCCTCCAAACACAAGTACGGGACGGTGCGCAACTCGGCGGCGACGGCGGAGAAGTGGCGGTTCCGGCTCTCCTACGAGATCGTGGCGTTCACCCAGCACGCCTGCCAGCAGGTGCTGGCACAGCTCGGCTACAAAACCGCCGGCTCCGAGGAGGAGCTGAAGAACCTCTCCATCAGCCTGGTGGAGGAGAGAGACTTCCTACCCTTCTCCTAA